A section of the Asticcacaulis sp. EMRT-3 genome encodes:
- a CDS encoding glycine zipper 2TM domain-containing protein has translation MKILHKTLIASALTAATIAVALPGVASADCYRRSENGTNGAILGAVAGAAIGNGVSGRHSRGAGTAAGAVLGAVVGSSIARDNTDCYYDGYRDTGYYDNGYRGGYGYSRVYVEPRPYVRERVYVAPAYGYYDRRDGYDRYDRRDYRHHYHHERHDRW, from the coding sequence ATGAAGATTCTGCACAAGACCTTGATCGCCTCCGCCCTGACCGCCGCCACCATTGCCGTGGCCCTGCCGGGCGTGGCGTCCGCCGATTGCTACCGCCGCAGCGAAAACGGCACTAACGGCGCTATTCTCGGCGCTGTCGCCGGAGCCGCCATCGGTAACGGCGTATCGGGCCGCCACAGCCGTGGCGCAGGCACCGCAGCTGGCGCCGTGCTGGGGGCCGTTGTTGGCTCGTCGATCGCGCGCGACAATACCGACTGCTATTATGACGGCTACCGCGATACCGGCTATTACGACAACGGTTATCGCGGCGGCTACGGCTACAGCCGCGTCTATGTCGAGCCCCGCCCCTATGTCCGCGAACGTGTCTATGTGGCGCCCGCCTATGGCTATTATGATCGCCGCGACGGTTATGACCGTTATGATCGCCGCGATTACCGTCACCATTACCATCATGAGCGTCATGATCGCTGGTAA
- a CDS encoding RNA methyltransferase — MDNSFDLDITRMGFQGDGLSADGQAVALSLPGERVRVSRGKERLELEAVLSASPERVTPPCSHFSACGGCALQHWQMDAYSAWKREAVVTQLRRAGIDAEVTPILTTPVATRRRVGLHARKRGKAVELGFKARRSWNLVPIDTCTIAVPSIVSAMPVLRELALPLFEHPKSAPILHVTASLTGLDIDISGVERSKSGGLSADARMQIAMIAGEADFARVTMGDDILYQARTPAVAFGRARVGLPMGSFLQASAPAEAEMARLVGAAVAGARRVADLFCGAGAFTFPLAEQANVWAADGSAPAIAALKSGMASAPGLKTITAEVRDLFRRPLLAEEMKGLDAVVFDPPRAGAEAQSREIARSALSRAVAVSCNPITFVRDAKILIEAGFSLDRVTPIDQFLWSAHVELVAVFSR, encoded by the coding sequence ATGGATAACAGCTTCGATCTCGATATTACGCGCATGGGCTTTCAGGGCGACGGCCTGAGTGCCGACGGTCAGGCCGTGGCGCTCAGCCTGCCGGGCGAGCGCGTCCGGGTCAGTCGCGGCAAGGAAAGGCTTGAACTGGAGGCGGTTTTGAGCGCCAGCCCTGAGCGCGTCACGCCGCCCTGTTCGCATTTCAGCGCCTGCGGCGGCTGCGCCCTCCAGCACTGGCAGATGGATGCCTATAGCGCCTGGAAGCGCGAAGCGGTGGTGACCCAGTTGCGCCGCGCCGGTATCGACGCCGAGGTGACGCCGATCCTGACCACGCCTGTAGCCACACGCCGCCGCGTGGGCCTGCACGCCCGCAAGCGCGGCAAGGCGGTTGAGTTGGGTTTCAAGGCGCGCCGCTCGTGGAATCTGGTGCCGATCGATACCTGCACCATCGCCGTGCCGTCGATCGTCAGCGCCATGCCGGTTTTACGCGAACTGGCCCTGCCTTTGTTCGAACATCCGAAATCCGCGCCCATCTTGCATGTTACAGCGTCGCTGACGGGACTCGACATCGATATTTCCGGCGTCGAGCGCAGCAAGAGCGGCGGCTTGTCGGCGGATGCACGGATGCAGATCGCCATGATCGCCGGTGAGGCCGATTTCGCCCGCGTGACGATGGGCGACGACATCCTCTATCAGGCGCGCACCCCGGCCGTCGCCTTTGGCCGGGCACGAGTCGGCCTGCCGATGGGCTCGTTTTTGCAGGCCAGCGCGCCCGCCGAGGCCGAAATGGCGCGGCTGGTGGGGGCGGCAGTGGCGGGCGCCAGGCGCGTGGCCGATCTGTTTTGCGGCGCCGGGGCCTTTACCTTCCCGCTGGCCGAACAGGCGAATGTCTGGGCTGCCGATGGTTCGGCCCCCGCCATTGCGGCGCTGAAAAGCGGCATGGCCAGCGCGCCGGGCCTGAAAACCATCACTGCCGAGGTGCGCGACCTGTTTCGCCGCCCCTTGCTGGCCGAGGAGATGAAGGGGCTGGACGCGGTGGTGTTCGATCCGCCGCGCGCCGGAGCCGAGGCGCAGAGCCGCGAAATTGCCCGTTCCGCGCTCAGTCGCGCCGTGGCGGTGAGCTGCAACCCCATCACCTTTGTCAGGGACGCGAAAATCCTGATCGAGGCCGGTTTTTCGCTGGACAGGGTGACGCCCATCGATCAGTTCTTGTGGTCGGCCCATGTCGAACTGGTCGCCGTCTTCTCGCGTTAG
- a CDS encoding glycosyltransferase — protein sequence MISVIMPTLNAEDTLARSLSALVPGVVEGLIKEVVVVDGGSDDATLEIADSTGCTIIHGDAERGLQLWQGCRAARGDWLLILHPDSQLGDGWMDQVQAHIRNYPLQAGYFHLKFDDPSWLTAFWGEILALRARWLAMPSGDHGLLLSRALYDCAGGYKDQVAFEDVALSMALGRARLRPMAAALTTSAARFHARGWAFGTLGRAFRFLLYLLGVPPRPPVHKPLG from the coding sequence GTGATTTCCGTCATCATGCCTACCCTGAATGCCGAAGACACGCTGGCGCGCAGCCTGTCGGCCCTCGTGCCGGGTGTCGTGGAGGGGCTGATCAAGGAGGTGGTGGTGGTCGATGGCGGTTCCGACGACGCCACGCTGGAAATCGCCGATTCGACCGGCTGCACCATTATTCATGGCGATGCCGAACGCGGCCTGCAATTATGGCAGGGCTGCCGGGCGGCGCGCGGCGACTGGCTTTTGATCCTGCATCCCGATTCACAACTCGGCGATGGCTGGATGGATCAGGTGCAGGCCCATATCCGCAACTATCCGTTACAGGCCGGTTATTTCCATCTCAAATTCGATGATCCGTCATGGCTGACCGCCTTCTGGGGTGAGATTCTGGCGCTGCGGGCGCGCTGGCTGGCCATGCCGAGCGGCGATCACGGCCTGCTTCTGTCACGCGCCCTCTATGACTGTGCGGGCGGCTATAAGGATCAGGTGGCGTTCGAGGATGTGGCCCTGTCGATGGCGCTGGGGCGGGCGAGATTACGACCGATGGCAGCGGCACTGACCACCAGCGCGGCGCGTTTCCATGCCCGTGGCTGGGCTTTCGGCACGCTGGGCCGCGCCTTTCGCTTTCTGCTGTACCTGCTGGGCGTGCCGCCCAGGCCGCCGGTGCATAAGCCGCTGGGTTAG